The Falco peregrinus isolate bFalPer1 chromosome 9, bFalPer1.pri, whole genome shotgun sequence genome includes a window with the following:
- the AAR2 gene encoding protein AAR2 homolog isoform X2 — MAGPRLEPELARQLFFEGAAVVVLGLPEGAEFGIDYSAWTVGPRFRGVKMIPPGIHFLHCSAGRAGGSRETGPRTGCFLSLQRRERRVLRWDTCSEAVGLAAPAAGEAEALAENLQEMDRFLGPYPYETLRKWVSLTSYISEAAVERLQPESGRICAFSEVLPVAAGRHASERAEQRRPRFDAECRSYAEGLARLPRMEPRAGTEIRFTELPKQTYPDGATPEEITRHSMDLSYALERVIRQRYAGQALELLAELQFAFICFLIGNVYDAFEHWKRLLNILCRSEDAIGKYQDLYINLISVLYHQLNEIPADFFVDIVSQDNFLTSTLQDWRAYLYLQHACRATLCKCQFTAVQ; from the exons ATGGCGGGCCCGCGGCTGGAGCCCGAGCTGGCCCGGCAGCTCTTCTTCGAGGGCGCCGCGGTCGTGGTGTTGGGCTTGCCCGAGGGAGCCGAGTTCGGCATCGACTACAGCGCCTGGACCGTGGGGCCCCGGTTCCGCGGCGTCAAGATGATCCCGCCGGGCATCCACTTCCTGCACTgcagcgcggggcgggcgggcggcagccGGGAGACGGGCCCGCGTACCGGCTGCTTCCTCAGCCTgcagcggcgggagcggcgggtGCTGCGCTGGGACACCTGCAGCGAGGCAGTGGGGCTGGCGGCGCCGGCCGCGGGCGAGGCCGAGGCCTTGGCGGAGAACCTGCAGGAGATGGACCGGTTCCTCGGGCCCTACCCGTACGAGACCCTGAGGAAGTGGGTCTCCCTCACCAGCTACATCAGCGAGGCGGCGGTGGAGCGGCTGCAACCGGAGAGCGGGCGGATCTGCGCCTTCTCGGAGGTGCTGccggtggcggcggggcggcaCGCCAGCGAGCGGGCGGAGCAGCGCCGGCCCCGCTTTGACGCCGAGTGCCGCAGCTACGCCGAGGGGCTGGCGCGGCTGCCCCGCATGGAGCCCAGGGCCGGCACCGAGATCAGGTTCACGGAGCTGCCGAAGCAGACGTACCCCGACGGAGCTACTCCGGAGGAGATAACCAGGCACAGCATGGACCTCAGCTACGCCCTAGAGAGGGTGATCCGCCAGCGGTACGCCGGCCAGGCTCTGGAGCTGCTCG ctgagttgcAGTTTGCTTTCATCTGTTTCCTGATTGGGAATGTATATGATGCATTTGAGCACTGGAAAAGGCTGTTAAACATCCTGTGCCGATCTGAAGATGCCATAGGGAAGTATCAAGACCTTTACATCAACCTAATTTCTGTGCTGTATCACCAGCTCAATGAAATCCCAGCTGACTTTTTTGTGGATATTGTCTCCCAGGACAACTTTTTAACCAGCACCTTACAG GACTGGAGAGCCTACCTCTATTTGCAGCACGCTTGCAGAGCAACACTTTGCAAGTGCCAATTTACAGCAGTACAATGA
- the AAR2 gene encoding protein AAR2 homolog isoform X1, whose amino-acid sequence MAGPRLEPELARQLFFEGAAVVVLGLPEGAEFGIDYSAWTVGPRFRGVKMIPPGIHFLHCSAGRAGGSRETGPRTGCFLSLQRRERRVLRWDTCSEAVGLAAPAAGEAEALAENLQEMDRFLGPYPYETLRKWVSLTSYISEAAVERLQPESGRICAFSEVLPVAAGRHASERAEQRRPRFDAECRSYAEGLARLPRMEPRAGTEIRFTELPKQTYPDGATPEEITRHSMDLSYALERVIRQRYAGQALELLAELQFAFICFLIGNVYDAFEHWKRLLNILCRSEDAIGKYQDLYINLISVLYHQLNEIPADFFVDIVSQDNFLTSTLQVFFSFTCSAAVDGTLRKKAEKFKAHLTKKFKWDFEAEPDDCAPIVVELPEGVQVD is encoded by the exons ATGGCGGGCCCGCGGCTGGAGCCCGAGCTGGCCCGGCAGCTCTTCTTCGAGGGCGCCGCGGTCGTGGTGTTGGGCTTGCCCGAGGGAGCCGAGTTCGGCATCGACTACAGCGCCTGGACCGTGGGGCCCCGGTTCCGCGGCGTCAAGATGATCCCGCCGGGCATCCACTTCCTGCACTgcagcgcggggcgggcgggcggcagccGGGAGACGGGCCCGCGTACCGGCTGCTTCCTCAGCCTgcagcggcgggagcggcgggtGCTGCGCTGGGACACCTGCAGCGAGGCAGTGGGGCTGGCGGCGCCGGCCGCGGGCGAGGCCGAGGCCTTGGCGGAGAACCTGCAGGAGATGGACCGGTTCCTCGGGCCCTACCCGTACGAGACCCTGAGGAAGTGGGTCTCCCTCACCAGCTACATCAGCGAGGCGGCGGTGGAGCGGCTGCAACCGGAGAGCGGGCGGATCTGCGCCTTCTCGGAGGTGCTGccggtggcggcggggcggcaCGCCAGCGAGCGGGCGGAGCAGCGCCGGCCCCGCTTTGACGCCGAGTGCCGCAGCTACGCCGAGGGGCTGGCGCGGCTGCCCCGCATGGAGCCCAGGGCCGGCACCGAGATCAGGTTCACGGAGCTGCCGAAGCAGACGTACCCCGACGGAGCTACTCCGGAGGAGATAACCAGGCACAGCATGGACCTCAGCTACGCCCTAGAGAGGGTGATCCGCCAGCGGTACGCCGGCCAGGCTCTGGAGCTGCTCG ctgagttgcAGTTTGCTTTCATCTGTTTCCTGATTGGGAATGTATATGATGCATTTGAGCACTGGAAAAGGCTGTTAAACATCCTGTGCCGATCTGAAGATGCCATAGGGAAGTATCAAGACCTTTACATCAACCTAATTTCTGTGCTGTATCACCAGCTCAATGAAATCCCAGCTGACTTTTTTGTGGATATTGTCTCCCAGGACAACTTTTTAACCAGCACCTTACAG gtgtttttttccttcacgtgcagtgctgctgttgatGGGACCCTAAGGAAGAAGGCTGAAAAATTCAAGGCTCACCtaacaaagaaatttaaatggGACTTTGAGGCCGAGCCTGATGATTGTGCTCCCATAGTGGTAGAACTTCCTGAGGGTGTGCAGGTGGACTAA